The genomic region GCGGCCTCCACAAGCTCCTTTCGCCTTACTTCGGGGGCTTTTGTAACCCTCATGAGCTGTACGACCTGTACTGACTGACTGTTAGTCAGTATATGCTTTTAGTATATAAGGGTTACTTTATATGGACTTTAGCCTCTTAACGTCTGCATCGGGGTGCCTTGCGAGGTATTCTACCGCTTTTTTGTTGTGTAAAATGGTGCAGTCCTTGCAGGTCCAGACGGGGTACCCGCGGCTGCTCTTTATCCACTCGCCCAGCTCCGGGTCCTCGCATGGGTATAGTGGGCAGAAGCAGTGGGTGCAGTCCTGGCCCTCGAAGTGGCACGGATAGTACTCGCACTTTCCTTTTCCGCTCTTCTCCCCGGGGTGCTCTATCCAGCGGGGGCCGTCGCCCGAGACGGCGTAGACGAAGAGGCGGCTTCTATGGTTCTCGCCTAAAGAATGCTGGCGCTTTATTCCCTCGGCCACGCCCTTCTTCACACACCTGTAGATGCTCTGGCCTATGTCCGTGCCGGTGCCCGAGTACTCGAAGTAGAGCGGGCCGCATACGTCTGTCTTTGGCTTCTCAGCGAGCACCCCCACGGCGTCCGTGGTCGTGCCCGTGAAGTCGAAGCCCATCTCGAATAGAGCCTTAGCCTTTGCCTCTGTTGCGGTGATTATGGCGCTCGCCATGGCCCCCTCTGACATCCTGCCATGCACGACCAGTATGATATTAATTGTGCCAGGCATGGAGTCATGGCAAGGGTTGCTGACTCCTGCCGTTATAAAAGCCGTCACCTGCTGGTCCCTGGCCACGCACAGGTTCTCCATGTGCACGGCGGTTAAAAAGTAAAAGCACGGCTTTTCGATGCCAAGCTTCGAGGCCACCATGTCCATGTAAGCCACGGGGTCCCTGTGGTCGAAATCCTTGCCTACCTCGTGGTTGAGCACCGCCTTGACCTTCTTGCGGCCCCCATCTATTCCGGTGCTCAAGCCGTCAAAATCTCCCTTCACGACCAGCGTCTTATCCTGGACATAGTACCTCAACGCCTTCACCCTGTAAAAGCTCTTAGCGCCATTATGCTACGGCCATGATAAATACTTAATTGCGCCGTGGGAAAGTAATTATTTATACTGGAAGCGCATACCTTATAAAAAAAATTTAACTTTACTAAAGTAAATTTGAGGTTCTACCATGAAAATGAAAGGCATAACCATTATAATCTCGATATTCCTGGTAGTGGCAATTCTGGCCATGAGCGGCTGCACAAGCCCCACAGTACAGCCGACAACAGGGCCGACAACGGCTAAATATCCCATGAGCATCACGGACGACAAGGGAAGGGTGGTCACGATAAAAAAGATGCCAGAGCGCATAGTATCACTCTCGCCCACAAACACGGAGGTACTCTTCGCCCTCGGCCTAGGAGACAGGGTCGTAGGCGTCACGGACTACTGCAACTACCCGCCAGAAGCGCTGAACAAGACAAAAGTAGGGGGGATAACCAACGTCAACGTCGAGCAGGTGGCCGCACTCACCCCGGACATCGTGTTCGCCGCATCCCTCACCAAGAAGGAGACCGCTGAAAGGCTGGACTCCATGGGATACCCCGTCTTCGTCAACGATCCTAGAAATCTCTCGGACATCGACAAGTCCATAATGAACGTCGGCAGGGCCTGCGGGGCGGAGGAAAACGCCACCAGGCTATGCAACGAGATAAACGCGAGCATCAAGGCCATAACCGATAAGACCGCCACGCTGAACGACAGCCAGAGGCCGAGGGTGCTCATGCTGCTGGACACGTACGACTTCTACGTTGCAGGCTCCAACTGCTATGGCGACGATCTAATAAAAATCGCGGGAGGACAGAACGTGGCCTACAAGCTAGACGATTATAAGGCCATGAGCAAGGAAGCCGTCATCGACGCAGACCCGGACATAATAATAATGCCCGTCGACCAGTACAGCCAGGCGGACTTCGAGAAGCTGAGGAATGGCACCGAAGACTGGATGACGCAGCTATCCGCCGTAAGGAATGGCAAGGTATACGCAATCGCATCCGACCCGATATTCAGGCCAGGCCCCAGGGTGGTCGATGCCGCTCAGGACATGGCAAAAATAATACACCCCGAGCTATTCAAGTAAAGAGAGCCACAGGCTCTCCTATTTATTTTATTAGATTTATCATCATTTTTCATTGAGTTTATAGTAAACGTTATTTATCAGAAGCGTCAATCTCGGTGGTAGTAAATTCCTCCGGTATCATTACAATGTATTAACCAATAAACGACTTTCAGGTATGGAGCTACATGTTGGAGAAGATGTTTAACCCGGAAAGCGTCGCAGTGATAGGCGCTTCACACGTGAAAGGCAAAGTCGGGAGGGCGGTCCTGGACAACCTCCTGAACGGCTACGAAGGCAAGATATATCCAATTAACCCCAATGCCGCGGAGATTGAGGGGCTGAAGTGCTACAAGACCGTGCTCGACGTGCCCGGCCCTATTGATTTGGCGGTCATAGTCATACCATCGAAGCTCGTGCCCCAGGCGGTGCGGGAGTGCGGCGAGAAGGGCATCAAGTATATCGTCATAATTTCCGCGGGCTTCAAGGAGGTGGGGGTGGAGGGAGCGAGGCTTGAGAACGAGGTCAAGGAGATAGCACGCTCGTATAACATGCGTATAGTAGGCCCGAATTGCCTGGGCGTGCTGAACACCCATACCAGGTGTAACGCCTCGTTCGCCAAGAAGATGCCGCCCTCGGGCAACGTTTCAATAATAACCCAGTCTGGAGCGCTGGGAACGGCCATCCTGGACTGGTCGGAGGCCACCGGCGTCGGCTTCGACAGCTTCGTGAGCCTGGGCAACAAGGCCGACCTCAACGAGATAGACTTCATGGAGGCCTGGAAGGACGACGAGAACACAAAGGTGATACTGGCTTACCTTGAGGGCATTACCGATGGCAAGAGGTTCATAGAGGTGGCGAGGGAAGTTTCTAAGGTGAAGCCGATAATAGTTGTGAAGAGCGGCCGCACGAGCGCCGGGGCACGCGCCGTATCATCGCACACCGGGAGCCTTGCCGGCTCGGACGCGGCGTATGACGCTGCGTTCATGCAGTCTGGCGTCATCCGCGCAGAGACCATGTACGAGTTCTTCGACATGGCCGGGGGCTTTTCAGGGCAGCCCATACCAAAGGGCGATAGGATTGCCATAATCACCAACGCGGGCGGTCCGGGCATCCTGGCCACCGACTCCTGCGAGCGATACGGCCTGCGACTGGCCACCCTTTCCAAGGAAACCGTGGACGCCCTTAAGACAACGCTGCCCGCCGCTGCGAGCTTTTATAATCCCGTTGACGTGCTGGGCGACGCGAGCGCCCACCTCTACAGGTTCGCCCTGGAGACTGTGGTGAAGGACAGTGGCGTGGATGGCATACTCGTCCTGGCCACTCCGCAGGCCATGACCGATCCAGTTGCAATCGCCGAGGTGATATGCGACATTAAGAAACAGACCGATAAGCCCATCCTGCCCTGCTTCATAGGCGGCGTGGTCATGGACGAGGGCGTGCAGGTGCTGAAAAGGCACGGCCTATATAACTATGATGACCCTGCCAGGGCGGCGTACGCCATGCGCATGATGGCCCGCTATAACAGGATAAGCCAGCGTGTCTACCCCCAGCCACGGCAGTTCGACGTAGACAGGGAGAAGGTCCGCGGCATAATCGACCGCGCCAGGAAGATGGGCATCACTGTGCTCGGCCTGGAGGCATTGCCAGTCCTTGAGGCATACGGGATACCCACGCTCAAGTATAAGATGGCAGCTGGAGTGAGCGACGCCCTCCAGGCGGCCCGGGA from Methanocella conradii HZ254 harbors:
- a CDS encoding adenosylcobinamide amidohydrolase — encoded protein: MKALRYYVQDKTLVVKGDFDGLSTGIDGGRKKVKAVLNHEVGKDFDHRDPVAYMDMVASKLGIEKPCFYFLTAVHMENLCVARDQQVTAFITAGVSNPCHDSMPGTINIILVVHGRMSEGAMASAIITATEAKAKALFEMGFDFTGTTTDAVGVLAEKPKTDVCGPLYFEYSGTGTDIGQSIYRCVKKGVAEGIKRQHSLGENHRSRLFVYAVSGDGPRWIEHPGEKSGKGKCEYYPCHFEGQDCTHCFCPLYPCEDPELGEWIKSSRGYPVWTCKDCTILHNKKAVEYLARHPDADVKRLKSI
- a CDS encoding ABC transporter substrate-binding protein, coding for MKMKGITIIISIFLVVAILAMSGCTSPTVQPTTGPTTAKYPMSITDDKGRVVTIKKMPERIVSLSPTNTEVLFALGLGDRVVGVTDYCNYPPEALNKTKVGGITNVNVEQVAALTPDIVFAASLTKKETAERLDSMGYPVFVNDPRNLSDIDKSIMNVGRACGAEENATRLCNEINASIKAITDKTATLNDSQRPRVLMLLDTYDFYVAGSNCYGDDLIKIAGGQNVAYKLDDYKAMSKEAVIDADPDIIIMPVDQYSQADFEKLRNGTEDWMTQLSAVRNGKVYAIASDPIFRPGPRVVDAAQDMAKIIHPELFK
- the acs gene encoding acetate--CoA ligase alpha subunit, giving the protein MLEKMFNPESVAVIGASHVKGKVGRAVLDNLLNGYEGKIYPINPNAAEIEGLKCYKTVLDVPGPIDLAVIVIPSKLVPQAVRECGEKGIKYIVIISAGFKEVGVEGARLENEVKEIARSYNMRIVGPNCLGVLNTHTRCNASFAKKMPPSGNVSIITQSGALGTAILDWSEATGVGFDSFVSLGNKADLNEIDFMEAWKDDENTKVILAYLEGITDGKRFIEVAREVSKVKPIIVVKSGRTSAGARAVSSHTGSLAGSDAAYDAAFMQSGVIRAETMYEFFDMAGGFSGQPIPKGDRIAIITNAGGPGILATDSCERYGLRLATLSKETVDALKTTLPAAASFYNPVDVLGDASAHLYRFALETVVKDSGVDGILVLATPQAMTDPVAIAEVICDIKKQTDKPILPCFIGGVVMDEGVQVLKRHGLYNYDDPARAAYAMRMMARYNRISQRVYPQPRQFDVDREKVRGIIDRARKMGITVLGLEALPVLEAYGIPTLKYKMAAGVSDALQAAREIGYPVVMKIVSPDIVHKSDVGGVRVGIGSDEELENAYNKMMKDVSLAAPRCRISGVLIQQMATGGKEVILGMNKDPQFGPLIMFGLGGIYVEVLKDVQFRVAPLNEKDAMGMIYGIKTHQMLEGTRGEKPSDIEKLAELLERLSQLVTDFPDILEMDINPVKVYEKGKGCLALDVRMAISPK